Proteins from a genomic interval of Coccinella septempunctata chromosome 2, icCocSept1.1, whole genome shotgun sequence:
- the LOC123307980 gene encoding carbonyl reductase [NADPH] 1-like has protein sequence MAEKIAVVTGSNKGIGYAIVKGLCERFDGKVYLTARDVSRGKEAVKKLNELGFQPLFHQLDITDQNSIDKFKEDVLKQHGGIDILVNNAAIAFKNDARDPFSKQAEETIAVNYFSLLRVCNSLFPLLRQNGRVVNISSSAGHLSRIPSEDLRKKLGDKSLTIDSLSRLMEKFVSDAKVGKHTEEGWGNSAYVVSKVGCSALSFIQQRLFDNEKPCRNISVNAVHPGYVDTDMTSHKGHLTIEEGAAAPLYLALEDHGLKEKYVWHDKRVVDWYGETPAIY, from the exons ATGGCTGAAAAAATCGCTGTG GTGACTGGTAGTAACAAAGGTATTGGATATGCGATTGTCAAAGGTTTGTGTGAGCGATTTGATGGAAAGGTTTATTTGACTGCCAGAGATGTATCCCGAGGCAAAGAAGcagtaaaaaaattgaatgaattgggATTTCAACCCCTATTTCATCAGCTTGACATAACTGATCAAAACAGTATCGATAAGTTTAAGGAAGATGTTTTAAAACAACATGGAGGTATAGATATTCTTGTAAATAATGCCGCAATTGCTTTCAAG AATGATGCGCGAGATCCTTTCAGTAAACAAGCTGAAGAAACAATTGCTGTGAACTATTTCAGTTTATTGAGGGTTTGCAATTCACTCTTTCCTTTATTGAGACAAAATGGTAGAGTTGTCAATATTTCCAGCAGTGCTGGTCATTTGTCCCGTATTCCATCAGAggatttgagaaaaaaattgggtGATAAGTCTCTGACTATAGATAGCCTGAGTAGATTAATGGAAAAATTTGTTAG TGATGCCAAGGTTGGTAAACATACAGAAGAAGGCTGGGGGAATTCAGCCTATGTTGTATCAAAAGTTGGCTGCAGTGCTCTTTCCTTTATTCAGCAGAGACTGTTTGACAATGAGAAACCTTGTAGAAACATTTCTGTTAATGCTGTACATCCAGGTTATGTAGATACTGATATGACTAGTCATAAGGGTCATCTAACCATCGAAGAAGGTGCTGCAGCACCATTATATTTGGCTCTGGAAGATCAtggtttgaaagaaaaatatgtaTGGCATGATAAGAGGGTTGTTGATTGGTATGGAGAAACGCCAGCTATCTACTAA
- the LOC123308228 gene encoding carbonyl reductase [NADPH] 1-like: MSDVKIAVVTGSNKGIGYGIVKGLCERFDGKVYLTARNVSRGIEAVKKLNALGLKPFLHQLDVTDQESINKFRDHLLKEHQGIDILINNAAIGFGDDAPEPFIQQAEDTINVNYYGLLNVCRTLFPLMKRNGRVVNISSSLGHLHWIPSDDLKKKFSDPTLTIEKLNQLIDKFVSDVKLGKHEDEGWGNNSECTYRVSKAGVSALSIIQQKKFDEECPNRNISVNSVHPGFVDTDLTAHLGELTIEEGAEAPLFLALEEHGFKGKYVWCDKNPIEWSTGIPPSQY, translated from the exons ATGTCGGACGTCAAAATTGCAGTT GTTACCGGTAGTAACAAGGGAATAGGCTATGGTATAGTGAAAGGGCTGTGTGAGAGGTTCGATGGAAAGGTGTACTTGACTGCTAGAAATGTGTCGAGAGGAATAGAAGCCGTAAAGAAACTAAACGCCTTAGGACTGAAACCATTCCTTCATCAGTTGGATGTTACTGACCAAGAAAGTATAAATAAATTCAGAGATCACTTATTGAAAGAACATCAAGGTATAGATATCCTCATAAACAATGCTGCCATAGGCTTTGGg GATGACGCTCCAGAGCCATTCATCCAACAAGCAGAGGATAcaataaatgtcaattattatGGTCTGCTAAACGTTTGCCGAACACTATTTCCACTCATGAAAAGAAATGGAAGAGTTGTGAATATTTCCAGCAGTTTGGGTCATTTACATTGGATTCCTTCAGatgatttgaagaaaaaattcagcGATCCAACGTTGACCATTGAGAAGTTGAACCAATTAATAGACAAATTTGTGAG TGATGTTAAACTTGGGAAGCATGAAGATGAAGGTTGGGGCAACAATTCCGAATGCACCTACAGAGTCTCGAAGGCTGGCGTGTCAGCCTTATCAATAATCCAACAGAAAAAGTTCGACGAAGAGTGTCCCAATAGGAATATATCAGTCAACTCAGTTCATCCCGGATTCGTTGATACTGATTTGACAGCTCATCTTGGTGAACTGACAATTGAAGAAGGAGCAGAAGCCCCTTTGTTCTTAGCATTAGAAGAACACGGTTTCAAAGGAAAATATGTGTGGTGTGATAAGAATCCAATAGAATGGTCGACAGGAATTCCACCTTCTCAGTACTGA